One Hippocampus zosterae strain Florida chromosome 4, ASM2543408v3, whole genome shotgun sequence genomic window carries:
- the bcl2l10 gene encoding bcl-2-like protein 10 isoform X2 has translation MSSCGLWNETLAIAEDYIGLCLTADPSEAPLPPSEAAASMRRMGRHAESLYEATFQNLVQTFVRGCWPDLCSGLRSVMQEMVNDGFLNWGRVVSVFAFTGVLARRLLEDNEEEETTTITKLRLDLNDWPQICRKLAETIADFLIEEKKEWMLENNGWEGFCKWCSSRQSSQDASMKTALLAAAGVGLAGLTFLLAR, from the exons ATGTCGTCGTGCGGGCTGTGGAATGAGACCCTGGCCATAGCCGAGGACTACATTGGCCTGTGTCTCACAGCAGACCCTAGTGAGGCCCCTCTCCCTCCCAGCGAGGCGGCTGCCAGCATGAGGCGCATGGGCCGGCACGCCGAGTCACTCTATGAGGCCACCTTCCAGAACCTGGTGCAGACCTTTGTCCGGGGTTGCTGGCCAGACCTGTGCTCTGGTCTCAGGAGCGTGATGCAAGAGATGGTGAACGATGGATTCCTGAACTGGGGGAGAGTGGTGTCTGTCTTCGCCTTCACCGGCGTGCTAGCCAGGAGGCTGCTGGAGgacaatgaggaggaggagaccaccaccatcaccaagtTGAGGCTGGACCTCAACGATTGGCCCCAAATCTGCAGGAAGCTGGCAGAGACCATCGCTGACTTTCTGATCGAGGAAAAGAAGGAGTGGATGCTGGAGAACAATGGCTGG GAGGGTTTCTGCAAGTGGTGCAGCAGCAGACAGTCCAGTCAGGATGCATCCATGAAGACGGCGCTGTTGGCTGCGGCCGGCGTGGGCCTCGCCGGACTCACCTTCCTGCTCGCCCGCTAA
- the LOC127599177 gene encoding guanine nucleotide-binding protein subunit beta-5b-like encodes MCDQTFVAATFGPCESCNKASPLINIYIKTEPINYCSFCVEKMACQGLQAGESLASLKRESANLKKKLDEERNKLNDVELSKVAEKVEVLSSLSIKTRRVLKGHNNKVLCMDWCKDKRRMVSSSQEGRVIVWDAFTLNKEHAMSLPCTWVMACAYAPSGCAVACGGLDNKCCVFPLSMDPNENPMAKKKTVAMHTNYLSACTFTNSDMQLLTSSGDGTCALWDVESAQLLQSFHGHTADVLSLDLAPSETGNTFVSGGCDKKANVWDMRSGQNIQSFENHQSDINCVKYYPSGDAFASASDDATCRFYDLRADREVAVYQKDSIIFGASTVDFSLSGRLLFAGYNDYTINVWDVLKGTRISTMYGHENRVSRVRLSPDGTALCSASWDNTLRIWA; translated from the exons ATGTGTGACCAGACATTTGTGGCGGCCACCTTTGGCCCTTGTGAGAGCTGCAATAAGGCCAGCCCACTCATAAACATCTACATCAAGACAGAGCCCATCAACTACTGCTCCTTCTGCGTGGAGAAG ATGGCTTGTCAAGGGCTCCAGGCGGGGGAAAGTCTGGCCTCGCTCAAGAGGGAAAGCGCAAATTTAAAGAAGAAGTTGGATGAGGAGAGGAACAAGCTCAACGACGTCGAGT tAAGCAAGGTGGCAGAGAAGGTGGAGGTGTTGTCATCTCTGTCCATCAAGACCAGACGTGTGCTCAAGGGTCACAACAACAAAGTGTTGTGCATGGACTGGTGCAAAGACAAGCGGCGTATGGTCAGCTCTTCGCAG gAGGGTAGAGTAATTGTGTGGGATGCATTCACTCTCAATAAG GAGCATGCCATGAGCCTGCCGTGCACATGGGTGATGGCGTGTGCGTACGCTCCCTCAGGTTGTGCGGTAGCGTGCGG AGGTCTGGACAACAAATGTTGTGTGTTCCCTCTCTCGATGGACCCGAACGAGAACCCAATGGCGAAGAAGAAGACTGTGGCCATGCACACCAACTACCTGTCAGCATGCACCTTCACCAACTCCGACATGCAG CTCCTTACAAGCAGCGGTGATGGCACATGTGCTCTGTGGGACGTGGAGAGTGCTCAGCTGCTGCAGAGCTTCCATGGTCACACTGCGGACGTCTTGTCGCTGGACCTCGCCCCCTCAGAGACCGGCAACACTTTTGTCTCCGgc GGCTGTGATAAGAAGGCCAACGTGTGGGACATGCGTTCTGGTCAGAACATCCAGTCCTTTGAGAACCACCAGTCTGACATCAACTGTGTCAA GTACTACCCCAGCGGAGATGCGTTTGCATCTGCCTCTGATGACGCCACG TGTCGCTTCTACGATTTACGTGCTGACCGCGAAGTGGCTGTCTACCAGAAAGACAGCATCATCTTCGGAGCATCTACCGTGGACTTTTCCCTCAGTG GTCGCCTGCTCTTTGCCGGCTACAACGACTACACCATAAACGTGTGGGATGTTCTAAAGGGAACTCGCATTTCCACAATGTATGGTCACGAGAACCGCGTCAGCAGAGTCCGATTGTCACCGGACGGCACGGCGCTCTGCTCTGCCTCTTGGGATAACACCTTAAGG ATTTGGGCCTAG
- the bcl2l10 gene encoding bcl-2-like protein 10 isoform X1, producing the protein MRRYRRLDNMSSCGLWNETLAIAEDYIGLCLTADPSEAPLPPSEAAASMRRMGRHAESLYEATFQNLVQTFVRGCWPDLCSGLRSVMQEMVNDGFLNWGRVVSVFAFTGVLARRLLEDNEEEETTTITKLRLDLNDWPQICRKLAETIADFLIEEKKEWMLENNGWEGFCKWCSSRQSSQDASMKTALLAAAGVGLAGLTFLLAR; encoded by the exons ATGAGACGATACAGACGCCTTGAC AACATGTCGTCGTGCGGGCTGTGGAATGAGACCCTGGCCATAGCCGAGGACTACATTGGCCTGTGTCTCACAGCAGACCCTAGTGAGGCCCCTCTCCCTCCCAGCGAGGCGGCTGCCAGCATGAGGCGCATGGGCCGGCACGCCGAGTCACTCTATGAGGCCACCTTCCAGAACCTGGTGCAGACCTTTGTCCGGGGTTGCTGGCCAGACCTGTGCTCTGGTCTCAGGAGCGTGATGCAAGAGATGGTGAACGATGGATTCCTGAACTGGGGGAGAGTGGTGTCTGTCTTCGCCTTCACCGGCGTGCTAGCCAGGAGGCTGCTGGAGgacaatgaggaggaggagaccaccaccatcaccaagtTGAGGCTGGACCTCAACGATTGGCCCCAAATCTGCAGGAAGCTGGCAGAGACCATCGCTGACTTTCTGATCGAGGAAAAGAAGGAGTGGATGCTGGAGAACAATGGCTGG GAGGGTTTCTGCAAGTGGTGCAGCAGCAGACAGTCCAGTCAGGATGCATCCATGAAGACGGCGCTGTTGGCTGCGGCCGGCGTGGGCCTCGCCGGACTCACCTTCCTGCTCGCCCGCTAA